The proteins below come from a single Gordonia pseudamarae genomic window:
- the greA gene encoding transcription elongation factor GreA, producing MTDTQVTWLTQESHDRLKGELDSLIANRPVIAAEINERREEGDLKENGGYHAAREEQGQQEARIRQLQDLLNNAKVGEAPTQSGVALPGSVVKVYYDGDESDTETFLIATREESAKDGDIETYSPSSPLGAALIDAKVGESREYTVPSGATVKVTLVSAEPYHG from the coding sequence ATGACCGACACCCAGGTGACCTGGCTGACCCAGGAGTCTCACGACCGCCTGAAAGGTGAGCTCGACTCGCTGATAGCCAACCGCCCGGTCATTGCCGCCGAGATCAACGAACGCCGCGAAGAGGGCGACCTCAAGGAGAATGGCGGCTACCACGCCGCCCGCGAAGAGCAGGGCCAGCAGGAAGCTCGCATCCGCCAGCTGCAGGATCTGCTCAACAACGCCAAGGTCGGCGAGGCCCCGACCCAGTCGGGTGTCGCACTGCCCGGTTCGGTGGTCAAGGTCTACTACGACGGCGACGAGAGTGACACCGAGACGTTCCTGATCGCCACCCGCGAGGAGAGCGCCAAGGACGGCGACATCGAAACCTACTCGCCGAGCTCCCCGCTCGGCGCGGCGCTCATCGACGCCAAGGTCGGCGAGTCCCGCGAGTACACCGTGCCCAGCGGTGCGACGGTCAAGGTGACCCTCGTCAGCGCTGAGCCGTACCACGGCTGA
- a CDS encoding queuosine precursor transporter: MAAFVGVMLISNITGTKGVILFDSWLHIDVGPIKMDGLVTDGAFYLFPLAYVLGDVISEVYGFRAMRRTILTGFAVLMVASLCFWLTIELPAADFYEGQQAFRDVAGVVPQFLAAGLAGYVVGELLNSYVLVKMKERSGEGRLWARLISSTVVGELADTIVFCSIAATALGIATWGDFINYTIVGFVWKTLVEILVMPLTYLVVNRLKLAEPTYREALHARRHGAPETAGTTR; this comes from the coding sequence ATGGCCGCCTTCGTCGGCGTGATGCTGATCAGCAACATCACCGGCACCAAGGGTGTCATCCTGTTCGACAGCTGGCTCCATATCGACGTGGGGCCGATCAAGATGGACGGCCTCGTCACCGATGGCGCGTTCTACCTCTTTCCTCTTGCCTACGTCCTCGGCGACGTGATCAGCGAGGTCTACGGTTTCCGCGCGATGCGCCGGACCATCCTCACCGGTTTTGCCGTGCTCATGGTGGCGTCACTGTGCTTCTGGCTGACCATCGAACTTCCGGCCGCCGACTTCTACGAGGGCCAGCAGGCCTTCCGCGACGTCGCCGGTGTCGTCCCGCAGTTCCTCGCCGCCGGCCTGGCCGGGTATGTGGTCGGCGAGCTCCTCAACTCCTACGTACTGGTCAAGATGAAGGAACGCAGCGGCGAAGGCCGCCTGTGGGCCCGGCTCATCTCATCGACCGTTGTGGGCGAGCTGGCCGACACCATCGTGTTCTGCTCGATCGCGGCCACCGCCCTCGGCATCGCCACATGGGGCGACTTCATCAATTACACGATCGTCGGTTTCGTGTGGAAGACGCTGGTCGAGATTCTCGTCATGCCGTTGACGTACCTGGTGGTAAACCGGCTCAAGCTGGCCGAGCCCACCTACCGGGAGGCGTTGCATGCGCGACGCCACGGCGCACCCGAGACTGCCGGCACCACGCGCTGA
- a CDS encoding DUF4307 domain-containing protein, which yields MTSGPRATYPTERSPQNRRRWFLAASTAVVIMGVALAVIGYLKYSDTDVKGEATGYEIIDSHTVAVQFTVTRSDPSQPAACVVRGRSLDGGETGRREILIPPSKNTQIGVKTTVQTSQPPVIGEVFGCSTTIPAYLKADKQ from the coding sequence GTGACAAGCGGACCCCGGGCCACGTACCCCACCGAACGATCCCCGCAGAACCGGCGTCGCTGGTTCCTCGCCGCCTCGACGGCGGTGGTGATCATGGGAGTGGCTCTGGCCGTGATCGGCTACCTCAAATACTCCGACACCGATGTCAAAGGTGAGGCCACCGGCTACGAGATCATCGACTCGCACACCGTGGCCGTGCAGTTCACCGTGACCAGGTCCGACCCGTCACAACCGGCTGCGTGTGTGGTCCGCGGGCGTTCTCTCGACGGCGGCGAGACAGGCCGCCGGGAGATCCTCATCCCGCCGAGCAAAAACACCCAGATCGGTGTCAAGACCACGGTGCAGACCTCGCAGCCGCCGGTCATCGGCGAGGTGTTCGGCTGCAGCACCACGATTCCCGCCTACCTGAAAGCAGATAAACAGTGA